The DNA region GGGCTTCTGGATGGTCTTCCTTAATGTTTTGTTCCAAAGAGGTTCAGGGAAAGTCTGTGGGGCACAGTCCAAGATCACAGTCCGTAATTAACATTCGTCCACATCCCTCCAGGTCCACAGCAGCACAATTTAACAAATGATCATTTTGTAAAATTCTAATAGGTTTAGGGCTGGCCTTGGTGATTGCAAACAGTCCTCTGGGACCCAGAACATaacaaggagaagaaaaacaggaaaagaaaatcaaagctcCTTTCTTTCTCAGAAGGAAATCTTGAAGTCCCTTGGGCATATCGAGCTCTCTCCATGAGGATGAGGAGCTGTAGGATCTCCCAGAAGTTACCCCTCCCCcttcagaggaggaaacaaacTGACCCAGTGAAAATTCTTCCATCCCTTTCACTGTTcggttatttttcagtcatgtccaactcttcctgacccatttggggtttacttggcgcAGGTACTGgaatggcttaccatttccttttccagctcattttacaggtgaggaaactgaggcaaacagcgttagggtgacatgcccagggtcacccagctaggaagtgtctgaggctgaatttgaactcaggacagcaggtcttcttcattccaagcccagtgctctgtgtactatggtgccacctagcagtcTATGCTCGCCACGTCCCTGTGCCTTAGTgcatttcaaaattcatttcctcTGGGTCCTTGTACTAAATGTCAGAAGACTTTGGCCCCCTGGGGGTCCTGGGAACAGTGATGACTGTCGGCAGAGCCTACAACGGGAGCCAAGGACATCTCTGGTTCTCCCCAGGGGGTCTTTGCCACTGTGTGGGCAATCTGAGTGGAGTTCTTAACTCACCTCTTAATAGGACGAGAGAGTTTGATCAAAGAGAAAAGTCCTCCAAGAGGGGTGGGGCTCCCCAAAGGGCTTAAGCCCTGAGGCTGGGCTCCTTGGGACTCCTGAGCCAGTGGGCAAACCTTATCCTATGGATCAGAAGGAGCTCCAGAAAGCTGCCTCGATGCACGTCACAATCGGGCAAACCTCCTGGGTCTGCTTCAGCATAAGATGGGTGAGGGATCAGGGGCAAACTGCTGGCTGTTGGCATTCAGGGCCTGGGCACAACACTAAACAAATATTGCACAAGCATCCAAAGAGGCAAAAGTCTGACTTGTAAGGAGACACAGGGAAACAACTTGCCACTCCTCAGTCATAGTTTAAAGGAAAAGTGGAGGAGTTGTATCGTTTTTTCCTCTTGGACCCTGGAATCTAGGCTATCCATTAACCAGAATCTCAAGTGCAGAatctctctctggatctcagcaAACACGACAAGATGAGACCcattctccccctacccccccaaCCCTGGTGCAGCCCAGGGTCTGGGGCTGCCATCCCCAACCCCCCTTCTCTGGGCGGGCTGAGTACCAAACAGCAGCAAAAGGGAGCATCCCACAGGCACACGCAGAGCCCAGGGGAAAGGAGACGGCCGTGGGGCAGCTCATCTCTCCTGCCTGGAGACGAGTCCTCCTTCGGGGTCTGGGGACATTGCTGGGATGCCCATAGGAAGTTCAAAGTCTTCTGCTATTCAGAGGTTGTCAAGGCTGGGGCGGAGACAGAAACTCTTCTTTCCACCTCTCCCCAGAAGTGATCCCTTCTCTTCAGGCTGGCTGGACAGATCTCTCCTCCAGGACAGCTGGACCCCCAAACACTCCAAAAGCCGGGTTCTGAAGTGGCTTGCTGTTTTATCCAAGCCCCATAGGGCCTGACCGAGGCTCCTCAACAGACCCCAATACTGTCCGGTTCCTATAGAGTCATTTCATTTCAGCGTGTGGCTTCACCCCTTTCAAATCAATTAAGTGCCTAGTTACATGCCTTACATTTTTGGCTAGAGGGGAGTAGGATGGGTGATTGACCAATCGCCCCACCATCTACATTAAATGTCTCCCATAAGGCTCTGGCATTTAAGACATAAGAGGAATTAATACAAATGTCTAAGACCAAGgaccattccccaatggatacatggttgaaggatatgaacaaaccaATCTCGAGAGAGGAACTGCAAATTGTTGGCcaagataagagaaattattccaaatcactaataagagaagtATAACTCTAAACGAGgacctgaggtttcacctcacatccaACCAATTGGCAAAGACACCTTCAGATGACAAGAGTCAATGtgggaggggctgtggaaagacTGACATGCTAGTACACTGCTGACAGAGCTGGGGATTGGCCAGACCATTCTAGAAGGCGATTTGGGATCATGCTTTTAAAAAGTGACCCAGAGAGGCCTTGGCTAGACGTGTGTCCCAAGGAAGATGCTTAATGTGGTTTTTTTCCTAGAGAGCCAATTGTAAAATATTTACCTGCCTATGAGCACACCTTTGGCTCCAGGTGTGTCCCTCCTCATCCCAGGCTCCTCTGGGTCCAGGAAGGGCTCTAGGCACCTGTCtacacacacagtaggtgtttggTCTTACCTGGATCCAGCAGCTTGCTGGAGCCTGGAGCTGTCCTCCAGCAGAGGTCCAGTAGTTGGTTGTTGAGAATGAGGCCAGTCTTTGGAGAGTACACCATGGAGCCAAACCTGGGTGGACAGAAGTAGGGCCCTTCGAGGCTCCTGCCTCCTAAGGGAAGCCTACCCTGATCTCCCTCTGCAGATTTCCAGGAGCCCACATTACTAAGTAGCTGCTTCTCTGGACACACACCCAGCCCACCAGGAGAatggaaggtccttgagggcagggactctgtcCTGAGTAACTGACTCCTCTGTGTCCCTGGAGGTGCTTATAAGCTCAGTCCTTTCTCCATCCAGGCAAATGAAGAGCACAGCGACCCCCTCCTCCCAGCCAGTTCGTGTGGTTTGTGGCTCAAACCCTGGTCATCCTTCAGGGGGATCCCTGTCACCTTAAGACAGGATGGTCCTCATGGGACAGATGCAGACCCCCAGGGACCTTGGTTCCTAGCCATTCTAGCTTTGTGGAGGCTATGCCACCAGAGCCTTCTAGAGCCCACAGCTCATAGGGTGGGATGAGGGGCTGTATTTTTGTGGGGGGGTCCTTGCACAGGAAGGTTATTGATAATGCCTGGAATGGTGCCCCTACCCCACTAGCTGCCCCTAGCCTCTGCTCCTTCCCCCTCGTTTCAGAGGATGGGAAGCCCTCCCTCTGCTCAGCCAAGGCTAATCCCTTCCTCGTTGACTCAAGCCCATCCTCAacccctgccctccccttccccaggcaGGCCTTCTGTACTCACGGTGCGTTGATGGTGCTGGTGGCAGACACGGCACTGCCATCCGGGCCCAAGATGGCCACATGGGAGGTACCCATCTCCTGTCCCCCCATGCTGGTCAAGCTGAGATTGTAGTAGCTGGGTGTGTGGTTGCCCTGGGGGCCAATCAGGTCCCGGACCTTCTGGGCTAGCTCCTCGGTCAGTAGGTCCAGGTACACATCCTACATGGGGCCAGAGGGGCAGGTGAGACCCTGGGAGCCTTGTCTCAGGACCCCCAGAGGGGATCAGAGCcacctccctacacacacactttacagaccagaaactgaggcagcccagGGAGGGCAAAttcatgcccaaagtcacactgggAGGAAGTCTCAGCTTGACTGAGTAAGTGGGAGAGTGGGCTCCAGCCAGTCAGCTCCACCAAGTTAGGGACCTTTGTGGGGCCAACCCCCTCTTTGACAGCAAaggattgaacccaggtccactgagTACAGCCCCGGGGCTCCCTCCCTGCTTTGGGGCACTCTGGGAGAATGACTAGGGGGCCAGCAGGGGTTCACTTGGTAGGGAGAGTGTGTGttttgggttcaaaccctgctgGCCCAGGCTCAGGACCATGGACACTGCCACAGGAGTGGCCAGTGCTGGATAGCCCCACAACTGGAGACACTGGAGCCCTGGTCTCACAGGGACCCAAGAGCAGAGAGGGCTCGGGTGGGAGACCTCAACTGTCCCAGCCTCTGCACAGACActgcccttctctttctcctcctcaggAAGAGGCCATGGGCAACCAGCTTGGAGCTCCAGGGCTCAGTCAtccactctctgtgtgaccttgggccagtccctGCTTATCCTGAGCCTCAACTTCTCCCCCTGTAAAATCAGGGCCTCGAGTTTGGGCCACCCTCCAGGCTCCTGCTCCGGGTCCTCACCGGGGGCTCTGGGTAGCTTCGAGGATCCCGCAGCTTCCATTTGAGTCCACTGGCAAACTTCAGGGTCTCCAACACTCGGTGGTAAGTGTTGACCTTCCCCTGGAGCTGGGCCAGGGCGTCCTGGGGGAATTGAAAACCTGGAAGCAGAGGGAGAGGATGGTGCCGGTGCCCCCTGGGCTACCAGGATGGGCCGGGCTGGGCTGCAGGAGGCTCCTGGGATCTCCAACCCCTTCCCAGCACTGGGACCATGCACCAGCTTCCACCGCCACATTGTGGCCATCCCAGGAACTGCGCCTATCCAGAGGAGCTACCTGGCCAGGAGAGAGACCCCCAGCCCCACGTTAGCCCCTGCCtggccctccccctcctcccccatgtcCTCCAGTGAGCAGAGAGCTCAAAAGAAGGAGGCCCTTAGGAGATAGAAGACAGTGTCCAGAAAATGCCAAGATGGGGAGTCACCAAGACCCGGGTCCCGCTGTGTGAGCAGGACCTCGGGTGAATCACGTCAGATGGAAAATGGGGACATAAATCCTGTCCCTACCTCCCTCACAAGGTGGGTGCTGAGGAAAAACCCTCCGAGAGCCTGGGCAATGAGTCATTTGTATGGGTTCATGCCTCATTTGAGCAGGCATCCTTTCATCAGAGCCTAGCTGAGACACCTCAGGGACCATCCAGACCAGCTCAATCTGAACAGGAATCTGTCCCCACTACAAGCCTCTGGAATACCTCCAGTGACAGGGTGCTTATtaccccccttctctcctctgacactgcccttGCCCTGGTGAAGACCCTCATCTCCTCAGgcttggactattgaaatagctggGGTGGGAGGGCGTTGTCTGCCTGCTGACCCCAACCCCAACCCGTCATTCActcaccaaagtgatttccctaaagcccaggtctggcCCTTCAGTAACTCCAGAAGCTCCttactgcctccaggatcaaatgcaaaacgCTCATttcggcattcaaagcccttcctaaacTCCTCCCTTTACAATCTTCTgacaccttcctccccacccccaccccccatggacTCTGAGATGACAGCGCCTCCCGCCATCCCACCAACAGCCCCTCGgtctctgggcattctctctggcacACCCGCCCAAACTGCTTCTATCACTGACCGCCCCGGATTCCTGGAAGTCTCAGCTCTGATccgcctcctccaggaagcctccccaGCTCCTCCGAATCCCAGGGCAGGGCCTTGTTGGCCTTTTTgtgtgcttagcatggtgcctggcacacagtaggaggttaactaatgcttgttgactcgtCCCTCCAGGTAACGCACTGCAGATCCCAACAAACCCTCCTGAGGACTTCACCTCGAGCTTCACAGAGACGATGGAGGGCAGGAGGGAACAgccatttattgagcacctactagtGCCAGCCCCTGCGCTACACGCTTTCCACCTCTGATCCcctctgaccctcacaacagctctgtgagggagGCATcactattacctcatttgacaggtgagaaaactgagacaggcagcGGGTCTCGccctgaggctggattggaactcagtcttcccgactccaggtccagtgcgtCGCTACGGGGTGGTCCCTGttctcccttctctgcctcaATCACCCCTAGACGTcgcccctccctctctcttcctttccacgTCTCAAACCCCTCTCCTTGCCCAGgcccaccccctccctctccGCACCTCCAGCAGTGACCCCCATGGCAAAGGGTACCTGGGAGGCGtctgggagggagaggcagagatcCGTGCTCAGCGCGCATTTTGGGTTAGAGCTTACAGTCTCCGGGGGCAGGAGGAGCAACCAGGAGAGCATCTCCGCTCCAGCCTCAGTGGGAGCAAAgaccagggggtgggggtggggggcacgtGAGCCCCGCCTTCCTCCTTCctccgccccctcccctcctAGCTCCCTTCTCAGCCTCGGAGAGATCTAGGCAGACCCTGCCCTCGGAGAGCTTACAGTCTCCAGAGGTGGGAGCAGCCGAGAGAGACCACAGCCTCTGCCAAGGCAGGTGGGCACGTGAGTCCCGCCTTCCCCACTCCCGGCTCACCTTTGAGCACATTGAGGACAAAGCTGAGTACGGCTCCTCCTGCGGGGGGTGGGGGCGAGTACAGAGTGTAGTCCCCCAAGCTCAGGGTCAGAGGCTTGACCACCTCGGCCTGGAAGCTGGCCAGATCCTCCTTGGTTAGTACGCTCcctgagtgggggagggggacaggaggCAGAGGGGTCACTTCTGCGCCCTCTCCCCGCCCCATCACTTGTCTAAGAGCTCTGGGTCTCCTCCGAATCCCCCGACCCTCAACTGTTAGTCTTTGATGCCCGGCCTTCCTCCAATTGGCGCTCCCCCCcataccccctcccccaaggactgtGCAGAGGaccctgtcctcctcctctcccaatgCCGCCATGGCTGAGCTGAGTGACAGCTCAGCCCCCCAGGGACAGGGAGGACCTGCCCGCCTCCAAATGCCTGGCACAcacccagtaggcacttaataaatgcacggCTGACCTACTGACCGACCTCCTGCCTTCCCAGCATCAGTCTCCCTGGTGAGGAAGGGCCAGGAAtcaggtgggagggaggagggacccCCAGCGGGGTCTCAGGACACAGCCCGTCACCTTCCCGAGAGGCTTTCATTCTAGGATCTCAAAGCACATTCTCCCCCAAGTCCCCTGTGCCCCTCTAGAGGGAGTACAGACACTGAATAGACGGTGACTTTCTCCACTGCACCTGGTGCTCCTTGGTGCCTTGCCCCGACCTGCTTCGAGCCCAGCGATGGCCCCACTTTGGGCTGACCATGTGCATGGGTCAGTGGCAGGGCTGGGATGGAGAGGGTTGGGTTCTGGGCTCCTAGATGGAAGGAGCCTGGTGTGTCTGGTGCAGCAGAACCAGCCCCAGATGGGTCACAAGGCTGGGCTTGGGGTCTGGCTGGTGGCTCCCGGGACCCTGACAAGGGACCTaatttctcagagcctcagtctcctcttctgcgAAATGGGACTAATTATATTTGTCCTCCATCTTTCGCTAGAGGAAAGCACCTGCAAACTATGACCAGGGGCTGGGATGCTCCTGGGTGCTTTGAGATCCTAGGATGAGATTTCCTGCTTGGGGAGGTCTTGGGGCTATAAGGGCATGGCCTTTCTGGAGAAACAGCCCGTGGCAGCAGAGGCAGCCTGGGAAGAGGCCTGGTGTGGGGGGCACCAAGGAGGCCTTGAGTCAGGGTGCGAGGCCAGAAGCCCACCTTCCATGGCGAGGTCAGCCAGAAGGTCCTCAGCCAGAGCACCCTTGTAGAACTCATCGGCGCCCTTCTCGGCCACAGCGTCCAGGGTGTGCTCCAGAGCCGGCCACAGCAGAGGCTCGCCCTCGGCCAAGGGCTTCTTTCCATTGAAGAAGACGTGACTAGGAAGGCAGAGGGTAACAGCCCCTGGTTGTCAGGGGCACAGAGGGCACTGAAGCCCCAAGAGGACAtgagacctgcccagggtcacatggtgaCTCAGCAGCAAAGCCTGGGTTGGACTCCATCAGGGCCAAGTGTCACATTACAGTGTCCCGGGGACAGGGTCGATCTTTGCCAGAACCATTCAGAGAGGTCAATGCCTCCAGCTGGccacctcttccttctcttcctcctcctttccccctcttcctcttcctctttctctccccctcctcttcctcctcttttgcccctcctcttcctccttctcttcctcttcccctcctcttcctcctcctttccccctcctcctcttcttcttcttcctcctcctctctctcctcctccccctcctcctttccccccctcctcttcttctttctcttccccctcctcttcctcctcctttccccctcctcctcttcctttccccccttcttcctctttccccccttcctctttcccctcctcttcctcctgctctttcttctcctcctcttcctcctcctttctccctcctcctttctccctcctcctcttcctcctcctccttctcctcccccccttcttcctccctcctcctcctcctccaacctTCAAAGGTCAGGGTACTGCTGACCTTCCCTCCCTACTTtggtctctcttctccctcctcttccaagGCTGGTACCTCCTCTCCTGaggctccccttccctctctgctcactccttttctgtctcctagGTAAGATTTGCATCTTCTCCTTGAGCTTTTAGTGTGGGTGCCCCCCAGGGCTCTTTCTGGGTCCTCTCCCTTGGTTATCTCTCTTATTCCagcctctttgcagatgattcgCAGGATCCCATCTCCAGCCCTGGCCTGTCTCCTGAGGTCCGGACCTGGTCCTGTCTGTCCTGGCTGCCAGCTTCTCCTTCTGGCCTCCTGCTCCTCCTCACATCCCACCTGTTCCCAAATCTTCTCTGATCTGGCTCTGCAGCCTCCTGTAGCCACCACCAGCTCAGGGCAGGTTTTCCCACCTCCATCCTCTGCCCTCCAATCCAGCTTTTGGTCACTCAGGAGACTCCTTGTCACACAGTGATGGGCTCCCAAAGCCCCTCTCACATCTATGTTGAAGACTGGCTATCGCCTCCTGTCCCCAGATTCCTCGATTTAGAATTTGTCTTTTAGAACCTGGCACCCCCTCATCTTGCCTGGCCCCCTCTCGTCTTGCCTGACATCCCCTCACCTTCCCTGGCAACCCCTTGTCTTCCCTGGTACCCCTTTATCTTCCCTGACACCCCCTCATCTTGCCTGGTGCCCCCTCATTTTGCCTGGCATCCCCTCATCCTGCCTGCTGCCCCCTCATCTTGTCTGGTGCCCCCTCATCTTGCCTGATGCCCCCTCATCTTGCCTGTCACCCCTTCATCTTGCCTGTCACCCCCTCATCTTGCTTGGCACCCCCTCATCTTGTCTGTCACCCCTTCATCTTGCCTGGCACCCCCTCATCTTGCCTGGCATCCCCTCATCTTGCCTGGTGCCCCCTCGTCTTGCCAGCCCCTTCCTCTTTGCTTGGGCCAAAGGGGAAATCTCTCTGCCCCCAGTCAATCTCTGAGAACTTACCAGAGCTGCTCCCTGTGCCTGGGatgtcttccctccccttttctggcTCCTTTGCCTGCCCATCCTCTAAATCCTAGTAAAGATGATGCcacctccaggaagcctcccctGACTGCTCAGTTCCCCTTCAGGCCACAGCAGCCTATTTGGCTCTCTCCAACGTCCTGGTCTCCTGCAAAGTCTCCTGTCACATTCCTCTGTCCCTCACCCAGTGAGACTGTGCGCATGGGGAGGGTCAGGGGCCACAACTTCTACATTTGGGGTTTCCTCAGCCCCCAGGACAGTGTCCTGCCCACAGGAGCCTTGTGAGGCTGCCATCTGCCGAGCTCTCTGCCCACTTTTGCCACTGACTCTCTCAGTCAATGCCCTGCTCCCCACACCAAGGACTGGTCTGAACACCGGTACCCAAGCCCCTCGTTAGCACAGGTGCCTCCTCAGGCACCTGCCTCTTCTCCTAACTGTTCTACCATCCCAGCTGAGCCCACCCTGCACTCTCTGCTCCACAATGTCTCCCCACGGGTATCCCTGGGGACCCCCACCTACAGCTGATCCAGAACAGCCCGAGGGTCCCCGGGAAGCATCTCAAGCAAGAGGCAGCTGGGACTCAGTCAGGGCTCTGCCATCTACCCATTCTGTGGCCAGGCCACTTGTGGGTAGGAGATCCTGGGAGGGGACTGTCGTGGGTGCTCCAGTCTTCATAGGGTGAGAGTGGGAAGCCTCGAGAGGCTGGTCATGGCAAGCCTTGAGTGTGAGCTCAGGCTGGGGCTGAAGAGGCTGGTGGCACATTACTGGTCAGAGGTTGCTAGAGGGAGACCCTGAGGAAGGAGACATCTAGtcttcctgccccccacccacctctccagtgcctcagtttcctcatctgcaaatgaggggcttggacctTCTGTGaccctgccccagccccagccctacTCACCGAAGAGAGGACCTATTTATGGCCTGGGTAAGAGGGCTGTTGAGAAACAAGTTCAGGACCCTGGGGACTCGGAGGCCCTCCTGGAGGAGGCGGATGGTGGGCTTGAACAGCTGGGCCCATGGCAAGCGGCCATGGCGCTGGTGTGCTAGCTGGTAACCTCGGAGCTCTCCTGGGACTCCGATCCAATAGGCCCCTGTGTGAAAATCAGCCAAAGGCGGGAATCAGTGGAAGGACTTAGGCCGCTGGAGGGAGGAGAACGGAGCCAGCAGGCCCAAATGCCTGCAGATCCAGGAAGAGGGGATTCGTAGGATCCTCCAGTGTCTGATGAGGGAGGCACGGAGgccaacccagacctgaaaaCTACACCACAACACACTCAGCAAGGAGCTGTCCAGCTGTTGCTTGAACATTTCCagagatggggagctcactacctgaCCAAGTCAGCCCATTCCAATCTGGGATAGCTCCCATAAAGAGGAGGTTCAGCCTCCTTGcagctcctggctctgccctctggggccaagcagatgGAGGCTGAGTCCTGCTCTAAAGGACAGCCCTTCTAATCCTGAGATAGCCACCATGCCCTGCCCTGCCCACACCTCCCCAAGTCGCTGGGTTTCCTTCATTCAATCCATCACGTAGACTCTATGCAGACCTTCCCCATCCTGGTGACCCTCCTCTAGAGTCTCTCGGGCTCAGCCACACTCTTCCCAAGCACCCCTGAGCCCAGACTTTCCAGTGCAGGCTGACAGGGCAGGGTCTAGGGAGACTGTCCCCAGTCTAGTCCTGGAAGCTCTGCCCCTTCCCatgcagcccaagatggcctcAGCTTTCACGGCTGCCAAATGGCACTGCAGACTCCTAGGGAATTTGTGGTCCACTCAGACCCCCAGCTCTGCTGCCTAACTTGATCTCCCCCACCCTATATTGGAAACTTGACTTTTTGTGCCCAAATGATCTGATACTATCTATCTCAACCCTCTGGCGTGCCGGGATCTTTCTGAATCCTCACCATGGCATTTAGTGTGTCAGCCACGCCTCCCAGCTTTGTCATCTGTAGATGACTATGCCATCCCCTCCTCTAGGTCCCTAATAAAATTGGTGAGCCacccagggccaagcacagatccctgtggcactccactggagacctccggCCATGCTGCCAGACCTGGCATAGACCTCAGCCCTTTCTGTTTAGGCAGACACCTCTCACCCCCATCTCTATCCACCTCCTCCAGGAGAACATCTGGGAGTCTCGGTCACAGAATCCAGGTGGGAAAATCACTGAGGACCCCGGGGGACATTCTGAGAAGCTCCCTGGGAAGGGGAAGTGCCCCCTGAAGCTCCAGACTGCCACAGCCTCATGCAGAGCTCAGAGGCCATAGGGTGGTCCGTCAGGCAgggagacctggctttgaattctgccttgagtccttagctgtgtgaccctgggcacctccctgactcagtttccctatttgtaaaatggggataatcattgCACCTGACAACTTGGGGCATCATAGATATGGACATTAccaccctcctcttcctcctgattggcccccgcccccaccctggggcccagggaaggggggagggcttCTTTGGGTGCTTGGCAGACCTTGTCCCAGTGGCATGTCTTTCTCACAGCGCTCCTGCAGAGTCAGGGGGATCATCTGGGGCACGGTTTCCCGAGCGTTGATCACTTCTATCTCTCCTGGAGACGCACAGACTGTCAGGCTTGCCCTGACCCCCACCCTTTCGTTCCCACAGCCCCGACTGAGGCTTCCCCCAGGGTCATGACCCCTGCAAGGGCCAtgactccctcctcccccagccagCTATGAAGGTATTTGGGGGAGGTGGGATCAGATTAAAAGCCCTGCCATATCTCCATTAGCTTTAATTTGGGGATGTGAGCTCCAACGTAATTGATATATGGAGCTCCCAGGTAGCAGAGGACCTCTGCCATTGCAGATAGCTTCCCTTCTGCTTAGAGGGCcctcagaggttcagtgactccATCCACATCCTTCCACACTGGCTCTCCAGGTTCTTTGAAAGGTTAGGCAAGGATCTACTAgtttctccctccctttatttttcagaagtggaaactgaggctggagaagggggagggagggacagttCCAGGGTCAGCCCCAGGGCTCCTTCCAAGCCCTCACACTGACTACCTGAGGCCAGAGTGCCCGGAGCAGTAAGGGGGCCTCAGGATCTGGCCAGAGGCCTCGGGGCTTGGGTAGGAGTACAGCCGGGGCAGGCCTGGGACCACACTTACCTGTGCTGGCATTGTAGATGGTGAAGATGACCCCGCCTCCCAGGCCCATGCTCTGAGGGTTGAGCACAGAGGTGCAGACCAGGGCAGCGATGGCCGCGTCCACGGGGGAGCCATCGCCCTTAAGGATATCCCTGGGGGAGGCCGAGAGAAGCTGTCAGCCGTGGCCCTGGCAAGTGGCCAAGCCTGGCCAAGCCAGCCCGGGGCTCAGCTGCCTCCAGCACCAATGCTAGCCTCACTGTTCGCGATGCTTCATTGGCCAGGATGTCTGACccaggtggtgcagcagatggaGAGCTGGCTTGGAGTCGGGAAAATCCATtctcaaatgcaacctcagaccctgaatggctgtgtgaccctggagaagtcacatCTGACTCATGAGCTGCAGAAGGGAATAGCCAAcccctccaggatctctgccaagaaaatcccagagggGGTCACAGACAGTCGGGCACGACTGAACAAAAGCACAGCCCTCTCGACGTGGGGGAGATGCCCTTCAGTGACTGATAGTTTAGTCGTTGGAAGGTGCCAGGGCCCGGGCCTGGCTTAGGAGTCTGGCCAAGCAGGGTAAGGTCTGGGAGTCCAGGTCCTGTGGAGATTGCCCTCAGGGAGTAGTGGTGGTAGTCATCCCTGGGCTGAGTTCAGGTGTGGGGAGGAGGGCTCAGGCCCTCGGGACTGGACCCAGGAAtggctggggggcaggggaggggaaaaggtggCTCTATATTGATACAGAGCTCAAAGGCTTCCAAAGCTCTTTATATGTGTAATCTTAAGAGATGGGCCTTAAGAGCTGGTATCGGCcgcatttaacagatgaggaaaccaaggcacagggtcagggttaaatgacttgtccgggTTCACACAGTGAGGAAGTATCTGAACTTGGGTGTTCTtgtctccaagtccagcgctctgagcacctactgtgcattaggctctgcactccagggGCCAACCTTCTCTGGGTGTGGGTGACCCCATCCGgcctttgagga from Trichosurus vulpecula isolate mTriVul1 chromosome 1, mTriVul1.pri, whole genome shotgun sequence includes:
- the GGT5 gene encoding glutathione hydrolase 5 proenzyme, which codes for MAKVGGRTACFVLLALVVLVAIIVFASLLAPQSKCLGRSYPTAAVAADTKSCSDIGRDILKGDGSPVDAAIAALVCTSVLNPQSMGLGGGVIFTIYNASTGEIEVINARETVPQMIPLTLQERCEKDMPLGQGAYWIGVPGELRGYQLAHQRHGRLPWAQLFKPTIRLLQEGLRVPRVLNLFLNSPLTQAINRSSLRHVFFNGKKPLAEGEPLLWPALEHTLDAVAEKGADEFYKGALAEDLLADLAMEGSVLTKEDLASFQAEVVKPLTLSLGDYTLYSPPPPAGGAVLSFVLNVLKGFQFPQDALAQLQGKVNTYHRVLETLKFASGLKWKLRDPRSYPEPPDVYLDLLTEELAQKVRDLIGPQGNHTPSYYNLSLTSMGGQEMGTSHVAILGPDGSAVSATSTINAPFGSMVYSPKTGLILNNQLLDLCWRTAPGSSKLLDPVPGERPPSSMVPSILISKDQKSKLVIGGSGGQLILPATALAIMNNLWFGLDLHEAIKAKILYVSPTTKALFEPGFDKEVQDGLINRGHEYENFSFWLNVVQAVARDRLGCIYAESDERKLGEAAGY